A portion of the Candida dubliniensis CD36 chromosome R, complete sequence genome contains these proteins:
- a CDS encoding mitochondrial 54S ribosomal protein YmL16 (Similar to S. cerevisiae MRPL6), translating into MFTATRSATTTASFCRLFSSSTRTLSNIGKKPIKLYEGVNYSIESIPLEFCKKFTKRNKTFILDRQIITNGPLGKLRVEIPEFINISQTNNENDKSIIVSVKKPENKIQRSLWGTYRSILYNNIIGITEGHLSIVKFVGTGYRAILEKDEKTGEDIISLKIGLPFTPKLKIPKGLKVSSPNPARLVIEGSDKQQVKLFAAFIREHKKPEPYKGKGIFVDDEKIVLKQRKVK; encoded by the coding sequence ATGTTTACGGCGACCAGATCTGCAACCACCACAGCATCTTTTTGTCGGTTGTTTTCCAGTTCTACAAGAACATTGTCCAATATTGGCAAAAAGCCTATCAAATTATATGAAGGAGTGAATTATTCTATTGAATCAATCCCACTAGAATTTTGTAAGAAATTCACTAAACGAAACAAAACATTTATTTTAGATAGACAAATCATTACTAATGGACCATTAGGTAAATTACGAGTAGAAATTCctgaatttattaatatttcccaaaccaataatgaaaatgataaatcaatcatTGTATCAGTGAAAAAACctgaaaacaaaattcaACGATCATTATGGGGTACATATAGatcaattttatataataatattattggtattaCTGAAGGtcatttatcaattgttaaATTTGTTGGTACTGGTTATCGAGCCATTTTAgaaaaagatgaaaaaaCTGGTGAAGATATAATTAGtttaaaaattggtttACCATTCACtccaaaattgaaaataccAAAAGGATTAAAAGTATCATCACCAAATCCAGCAAGATTAGTTATTGAAGGTTCCGACAAACAACAAGTTAAATTGTTTGCAGCATTTATTAGAGAACATAAAAAACCTGAACCATATAAAGGTAAAGGtatatttgttgatgatgagaaAATTGtattaaaacaaagaaaagttAAATAA
- a CDS encoding mitochondrial 54S ribosomal protein YmL9 (Similar to S. cerevisiae MRPL9) — translation MFSLPQQTFKRGIGLLLNHQFSSNITSIRNVSAKITSIHAITSLKTTAPTRNHTVQESTKRKLLLERPGLFAIKRGMITWFNEKGEHIPATVLEVDSCEVLGYKLFRDFGYTAVIMGTIDKLKNVKSTNDLRIFETAKVSPKQKIGEFKIRSIDNDIESKLIPVGTELTADYFTVGQKVDVKGITKGKGFAGVMKRWGFSGGRATHGTSKAHRTPGATGGNQNPGRVFPGKKMPGRMGNRNNTGFNLEVLHTDGEAGILIVKGNVPGPKKSIIKVYDAIKEYGNSINNTINQE, via the coding sequence ATGTTTAGTCTACCACAACAAACCTTTAAAAGAGGTATtgggttgttgttgaatcatcaattttcatcaaacaTCACATCTATACGTAATGTATCAGCAAAAATCACATCCATTCATGCCATAACTTCATTGAAAACAACAGCACCAACAAGAAATCATACGGTTCAAGAAAGtaccaaaagaaaattattattagaaagaCCAGGATTATTTGCCATTAAACGAGGAATGATTACTTGgtttaatgaaaaaggtGAACATATTCCAGCAACAGTTTTAGAAGTAGATTCTTGTGAAGTTTTAggatataaattatttagaGATTTTGGTTATACTGCTGTTATAATGGGTAccattgataaattgaaaaatgttAAATCAACTAACGATTTAAGAATTTTTGAAACGGCAAAAGTTTCTcccaaacaaaaaattggtgAATTTAAAATTCGTTCCATTGATAATGAcattgaatcaaaattaatcCCTGTGGGTACAGAATTAACTGCTGATTACTTCACCGTAGGACAAAAAGTTGATGTTAAAGGTATAACTAAAGGTAAAGGTTTTGCTGGGGTTATGAAACGTTGGGGATTTTCTGGTGGTAGAGCTACTCATGGTACTTCAAAAGCTCATCGTACTCCTGGTGCTACTGGGGGGAATCAAAATCCTGGTCGTGTTTTCCCTGGTAAAAAAATGCCGGGAAGAATGGGTAATCGAAATAATACTGGATTCAATTTAGAAGTTTTACATACTGATGGTGAAGCAGGAATATTGATTGTTAAAGGGAATGTTCCTGGTCctaaaaaatcaattattaaagtCTATGATGCTATAAAAGAATATGGTAACTCTATAAATAATACCATCAATCAAGAATAG
- the ADE1 gene encoding phosphoribosylaminoimidazole-succinocarboxamide synthase, putative (possibly fungus-specific): MTSTNLEGTFPLIARGKVRDIYQVDDNTLLFVATDRISAYDVIMANGIPNKGKILTKLSEFWFDFLPIENHLIKGDIFEKYPQLEKYRDQLEGRSLLVRKLKLIPLEVIVRGYITGSGWKEYTKSKTVHGIPIGDVVESQQITPIFTPSTKAEQGEHDENITKEQADAIVGKELCDRIEKIAIDLYTKARDYAATKGIIIADTKFEFGLDGDKIVLVDEVLTPDSSRFWNAAKYKLGQSQESYDKQFLRDWLTTNGVAGKDGVAMPEDIAAQTKQKYVEAYESLTGEKWQD; this comes from the coding sequence ATGACTTCAACCAACTTAGAAGGTACTTTCCCATTAATCGCCAGGGGTAAAGTTAGAGATATTTACCAAGTGGACGACAACActcttttgtttgttgCTACTGATAGAATTTCTGCCTACGATGTTATTATGGCCAACGGTATCCCCAACAAGGGGAAAATCTTGACCAAATTATCTGAATTTTGGTTTGACTTTTTACCTATagaaaatcatttaattaaGGGggatatttttgaaaagtaCCCACAATTGGAAAAGTATCGTGACCAATTAGAAGGAAGATCATTACTTGTTAggaaattaaaattgattccaCTTGAAGTTATTGTTAGAGGATACATTACCGGTTCTGGTTGGAAAGAATATACCAAGAGCAAAACCGTTCATGGTATTCCAATTGGTGATGTGGTAGAATCACAACAAATTACACCAATCTTCACTCCCTCAACCAAAGCTGAACAAGGAGAACACGATGAAAATATTACCAAAGAACAAGCTGACGCCATTGTTGGTAAAGAATTATGTGATAGAATTGAGAAAATTGCTATTGATCTTTATACCAAGGCAAGAGACTATGCTGCTACTAAaggtattattattgccgacacaaaatttgaatttggttTGGATGGTGACAaaattgttcttgttgatgAAGTGTTGACCCCAGACTCTTCTAGATTTTGGAATGCTGCAAAGTACAAGCTTGGACAATCGCAAGAATCCTACGATAAACAATTCTTAAGAGATTGGTTAACCACCAATGGTGTTGCTGGCAAAGATGGTGTTGCAATGCCAGAAGACATTGCTGCTCaaactaaacaaaaataCGTTGAAGCTTATGAAAGCTTAACTGGTGAAAAATGGCAAGATTAG
- a CDS encoding chromosome region maintenance protein, putative (Similar to S. cerevisiae CRM1), translating into MDAILDFSTDLDINLFDQTVDTFFKGSGNDQKNAQLVLNKFQEHPDSWKFADKILSNSNNAQSKYIALSSLNKLIQYRWKTIPDNERIGIRNFIVNMIISLCDNEQEFETQRALINKIDLTLVSVLKQEWPHNWPEFIPEIVMSSRSSYNVCENNMIILKLLSEEVFDYSQDQLTQAKAQQLKVSMKNEFEKIFTLCYEVLDKTTKSSLIIATLNALLKYIQWIPSEYIYQTDLLNLLSTKFLAPPDTRAISMKCLTEVSSLPAHNEKTLIYFKNTLEQIYSIVPITTNLKQSYKVASSSDQSFLQDLAMFLCTFLSNNLELLEKHKEAGELLQNSLYYLLELSRIEERELFKTCLDFWSTFVYGLFKEIRDLPSNELTPMMQLAYGNSLRPTSSGGAPDPALLQKFPLRQHQYAEILSKLRLVIIENMARPEEVLIVENDEGEIVREFVKESDTIQLYKSMREVLVYLTHLNVIDTEQIMIEKLARQIDESEWSWQNINTLCWAIGSISGAMNEDMEKRFLVSVIKDLLSLTEMKRGKDNKAVVASNIMYIVGQYPRFLKAHWKFLKTVVNKLFEFMHETHEGVQDMACDTFIKITHKCKKHFVAVQANETEPFINEIIREIQQITEDLQPQQVHTFYEACGIIVSAEYNKAARDKLLSELMALPNMAWTAIIQQAGQDPELLSNTETVKIIANIIKTNVAVCKALGPGFYSQLGGLYVDMLSLYKAVSQMISDAVAKDGIIATKTPKVRGLRTIKKEILKMIETYINQADNLQEIVRDLVQPLFGAVLEDYSSNVPDARDAEVLRCLTALVSKAGHLIPDGVVLILQNVFECTLDMIKNDFVEYPEHRVEFYKLLKEINAKSFQGLLQLSGEAFQSLINAALWAFKHNNREVEDNGLSLTLELIENVEKLGDTPFTKAFYENFYFQILSDTLYVFTQPDHKSGFRYQAQLLAQLIHLVQDNVIKYPLYTSDQAPEGTSNSDFLKQYLSQLLSSAFDNLQEVQLINFLKVLTTVYNDLFKFKSVLRDFLVQLKEFGGDPTDYLFAEDKQIEREEQDRLQRERDMQVGGLIRPSEMDDE; encoded by the coding sequence ATGGATGCGATATTAGATTTCTCAACTGATTTGgatatcaatttatttgatcAAACGGTTGATACATTTTTCAAAGGATCAGGCAATGATCAAAAGAATGCCCAATTGGTTTTGAACAAATTTCAAGAACATCCTGACTCTTGGAAATTTGCCGATAAGATTTTATCAAACTCAAATAATGCTCAATCCAAATATATTGCCTTATCAtctttaaacaaattgatacAATATCGTTGGAAAACTATACCTGATAATGAAAGAATTGGTATTAGAAATTTTATTGTCAATATGATTATTAGTCTTTGCGACAATGAGcaagaatttgaaactCAAAGAGCTTTGATTAATAAGATTGATTTGACATTAGTTTCTGttttaaaacaagaatGGCCTCACAATTGGCCTGAATTTATTCCAGAAATTGTTATGAGTTCTAGGTCATCGTATAATGTTTGTGAAAACAATATGATTATTCTTAAGTTGTTAAGTGAAGAAGTTTTTGATTATTCTCAAGATCAATTAACTCAAGCCAAGGCTCAACAATTGAAGGTCAGtatgaaaaatgaatttgaaaaaattttcactTTGTGTTATGAAGTATTGGATAAAACAACTAAATCGTCATTGATTATTGCCACGTTGAATGCATTATTGAAATACATACAATGGATCCCTTCCGAATATATATACCAAACAGATTTATTGAATCTTTTATCAACTAAATTTTTAGCTCCACCAGATACCAGAGCAATTTCAATGAAATGTTTAACAGAGGTTTCTTCATTACCCGCTCATAATGAAAAGActttaatttatttcaaaaacaCTTTGGAACAAATTTATTCTATAGTCCCCATCACGACTAATTTGAAACAATCATACAAAGTCGCTTCATCCAGTGATCAATCATTTTTACAAGATTTAGCCATGTTCTTGTGTACATTTTTGTCGAATAATTTAGAATTGTTAGAGAAGCACAAGGAGGCAGGGGaattattacaaaattCATTGTACTATTTATTAGAACTTTCCCGGATTGAGGAACGTGAATTGTTCAAGACTTGTTTAGATTTCTGGTCCACGTTTGTTTATGgattatttaaagaaattagaGATTTACCGTCCAATGAATTAACCCCAATGATGCAATTGGCCTATGGTAATAGTTTGAGACCAACATCTTCTGGTGGTGCTCCTGATCCAGCTCTTTTACAAAAATTCCCCTTGAGACAACATCAATATGCGGAAATATTATCTAAATTGAGATtggttattattgaaaatatggCCCGACCAGAAGaagttttaattgttgaaaatgatgaaggGGAAATTGTTCGTGAATTTGTTAAAGAGAGTGATACCattcaattatataaatcCATGAGAGAGGTGTTGGTTTATCTTACTCATTTGAATGTTATTGATACCGAACAAATtatgattgaaaaattggcaAGACAAATTGATGAAAGTGAATGGTCATGGCAAAATATTAATACTTTATGTTGGGCTATAGGATCTATATCTGGGGCCATGAATGAAGATATGGAAAAAAGATTTTTGGTTTCGGTTATTAAAGATTTGTTATCGTTGACAGAAATGAAACGTGGTAAAGATAATAAAGCTGTGGTTGCGTCAAACATCATGTATATTGTTGGACAATACCCAAGATTTTTGAAAGCTCATTggaaatttttgaaaactgttgtgaataaattgtttgaatttatGCATGAAACCCACGAGGGGGTTCAAGATATGGCTTGTGATACTTTTATTAAGATTACCCACAAATGTAAGAAACATTTTGTTGCTGTGCAAGCAAATGAGACAGAACCATTTatcaatgaaattattagagaaATCCAACAGATTACTGAAGATttacaaccacaacaagTGCACACATTCTATGAAGCATGTGGGATTATTGTTAGTGCTGAATATAATAAAGCTGCTCGTGATAAATTGTTGAGTGAATTGATGGCATTACCTAACATGGCCTGGACAGcaataattcaacaagCAGGACAAGATCCTGAGTTATTAAGTAATACTGAAACTGTCAAAATCATTGccaatattatcaaaaccAATGTTGCTGTATGTAAAGCTTTAGGTCCAGGGTTTTATTCACAATTGGGTGGATTATATGTTGATATGTTATCATTATATAAAGCTGTTTCACAAATGATTTCTGATGCTGTTGCCAAAGATGGAATAATTGCCACCAAGACCCCTAAAGTGAGAGGATTAAGAACcattaaaaaagaaattttgaaaatgattgaAACTTATATTAATCAAGCTGataatttacaagaaattgTTCGTGATTTGGTGCAACCATTATTTGGAGCAGTCTTGGAAGATTATAGTTCCAACGTTCCTGATGCTAGAGATGCTGAAGTATTAAGATGTTTGACGGCATTGGTTTCCAAAGCGGGTCATTTAATCCCTGATGGAGTGGTTTTAATTTTACAAAATGTGTTTGAATGTACTTTGGATATGatcaaaaatgattttgttgaatatcCTGAACATCGAGttgaattttataaattattaaaagaaatcaatgCCAAATCATTCCAAGGGTTACTACAATTATCTGGAGAGGCATTCCAATCATTGATTAATGCTGCATTATGGGCTTTTAAACATAATAATAGAGAGGTAGAAGACAATGGATTATCATTGACTTTAGAATTGATTGAGAATGTTGAGAAATTAGGTGACACTCCATTCACAAAGGCATTTTATGAGAATTTTTATTTCCAAATATTATCTGATACATTATATGTTTTCACTCAACCTGATCATAAATCCGGCTTTAGATATCAAGCACAATTATTAgctcaattgattcatttggTTCAAGATAATGTTATAAAATATCCATTATATACTTCAGATCAAGCTCCCGAGGGGACTTCTAATTCAGATTTCCttaaacaatatttatcacaattattatcatcagcatttgataatttacaagaagtacaattaattaatttccTTAAAGTATTGACAACAGTTTATAATGATttgttcaaattcaaatcgGTTTTGAGAGATTTCTTGGTgcaattgaaagaatttgGTGGAGACCCAACTGATTATTTGTTTGCTGAAGATAAACAAATAGAAAGAGAAGAACAAGATAGATTACAAAGAGAACGAGACATGCAAGTAGGTGGGTTAATTAGACCTTCTGAAATGGATGATGAATAG
- a CDS encoding conserved hypothetical protein (possibly Candida-specific): MIELISNSSHDWLSCYIIKLNITDQDSLDLEIKRFLTTTIANSQLTILIILQQEDEEGNKIELLNYLQFEIYKQSSKDIVVSIMTIPKGCDFSMLLSSQLNQIDDIIKDISKLDLSIALDVVNKEKLIFLMLNIPNLLPYLEQQQQRQDDQFTIEELFQNFVKHHNSIKNILLSNELREWHHQLSKDIRR; this comes from the coding sequence atgattgaattaatttctAATTCTAGTCATGATTGGTTATCATGTTATATAATTAAACTTAATATTACTGATCAAGATAGTTTAGATTTGGAAATCAAACGGTTCttgacaacaacaattgcCAATTCACAATTaacaatattaataatactCCAACAAGAAGACGAAGAAGGCAACAAAATCGAgcttttaaattatttacaatttgaaatttataaaCAGAGTAGTAAAGATATAGTTGTATCAATTATGACCATACCTAAAGGTTgtgatttttcaatgttgCTATCTtctcaattgaatcaaattgatgatattattaaagaTATTCTGAAATTGGATTTATCGATTGCTTTGGATGTTGtgaataaagaaaaattgatattctTAATGTTAAATATACCTAATTTATTACCATATTTAgaacaacagcaacaacgACAAGACGATCAGTTTACTATTGAAGAACTTTTCCAGAATTTTGTCAAACATCACAATTCAATTAAGAATATCTTGCTATCAAATGAGCTAAGAGAATGGCACCATCAACTTTCAAAGGATATACGTAGATga
- a CDS encoding malate dehydrogenase, mitochondrial precursor, putative (Similar to S. cerevisiae MDH1) has protein sequence MVKVAILGAAGGIGQPLSLLTKLNPNVDELALFDVVNVPGVGADLSHINSDSKTQSYLPKDKEDKTALAAALKDSDLVIIPAGVPRKPGMTRDDLFNINASIVQGLAEGIAANSPKAFVLVISNPVNSTVPIVAQTLKAKGVYDPARLFGVTTLDIVRANTFISQLFPDQTKPSDFNINVVGGHSGETIVPLYSLGNSKQYYDILSEEQKKELIKRVQFGGDEVVQAKNGAGSATLSMAYAGYRLAESILAAVNGKSDIVECTFLNLDSSIKGASEAKKLVKDLDFFSLPVQLGKNGITEVKYDILNQISDDEKKLLEVAIEQLQKNIEKGVSFAKK, from the coding sequence ATGGTCAAAGTCGCAATTTTAGGAGCTGCTGGTGGTATTGGTCAACCATTATCTTTATTAACCAAATTAAACCCaaatgttgatgaattggcattatttgatgttgTCAATGTTCCAGGGGTTGGTGCCGATTTATCTCATATCAATTCTGATTCTAAAACTCAATCATATTTACCAAAAGATAAAGAAGATAAAACTGCATTAGCTGCTGCATTAAAAGATTCCGATTTAGTCATTATTCCTGCTGGGGTTCCAAGAAAACCAGGTATGACTAGAGAtgatttattcaatattaatgCATCAATTGTTCAAGGATTAGCTGAAGGTATTGCTGCCAATTCCCCAAAAGCTTTTGTCTTGGTGATTTCTAATCCAGTCAATTCTACTGTTCCAATTGTTGCTCAAACTTTGAAGGCTAAAGGAGTTTATGATCCAGCTAGATTATTTGGTGTTACCACTTTGGATATTGTTAGAGCCAATACATTTATTTCTCAATTATTCCCAGATCAAACTAAACCATctgatttcaatattaatgttgttggtggtcATTCAGGTGAAACCATTGTTCCATTATATTCATTAGGTAATTCTAAACAATATTATGATATATTATCTGAAGAACAAAAGAaggaattaattaaaagaGTTCAatttggtggtgatgaagTTGTTCAAGCCAAGAATGGTGCTGGTTCCGCCACTTTATCCATGGCTTATGCCGGTTATAGATTAGCCGAATCAATTTTAGCTGCTGTCAATGGTAAATctgatattgttgaatgTACTTTCTTGAATTTGGATTCATCTATTAAAGGTGCATCTGAAGCTAAGAAATTGGTTAAAGATTTggatttcttttccttACCAGTTCAATTAGGTAAAAATGGTATTACTGAAGTTAAATACgatattttaaatcaaatttctgatgatgaaaagaaattgttaGAAGTTGCCATTGAACAATTACAAAAGAATATCGAAAAAGGTGTTTCATTTGctaaaaagtaa
- the NTC1 gene encoding neutral trehalase, putative, whose protein sequence is MFTKNHRRMSSTSSDDDPFDVAEKYYGEERKKKLNRVRTFSAFESTKFGAGPISPLRSTYEPPPSIKETSEPLSSSSSSSPPTLTPQSSQVQFNLGVGKTKNGSAIHSDSESEEGEEVDPVSSATKGERNEKDPFDTTDSKLENNNSTEHSSTSREIIPHPTGFHGSPEESAPRRKPSIIPIYHDNISRDSVIRNANTPTTYNREKFHLRRGSLDESTYVRPKKYYINDVQGTLKELLANEDTDNNCQITIEDTGPKVLRLGTANSLGINQSTIRGTYRLSNLLQELTIASRFGRHQIVLDEARLSENPVDRMKRLISTSFWNNLTRVITKENIVEMAKDTKIKESWIDEQGELHENQESHRIYVPYNRKDQYDFFQLIKSHRTDVQLDVQYLPKKIDADYIKSINKKPGLLSIATRPDPETPGNLISWPYVVPGGRFNELYGWDSYMETLGLLTDVKIDPSGNPCNIKHLELARGMAENFIYEIHHYGKILNANRSYYLGRSQPPFLTDMALRIFNKTIEVAPESMDDAIDFLKRATLAAIKEYETIWCAHPRLDDKTGLSCYHPEGKGVPPETEPTHFNAVLKPYLAKYGGIDQLDFIEKYNSGEIQEPELDEYFLHDRAVRESGHDTSYRLEGKCAYLATVDLNSLLYKYENDIAFILQSFFNDNLQDPFANDKTHSSKIWLERSHQRKLNVDKYLWNEQDCIYYDYNVELQQQTNYESATTFWPLYAKLASPEQAAKLIDQSLHKFEEHGGLVAGTLKSRGEVGLTRPSRQWDYPFGWAPQQILAWIGLVNYGYDGIARRLAYRWLFMMTKSFVDYNGVIVEKYNVTKGAVPHRVDAEYGNQGLDFKGVATEGFGWVNASYLFGLTFLNLYAQRALGSLTPPEIFLRNMHPEQRKQYK, encoded by the coding sequence ATGTTTACGAAGAATCATAGAAGAATGTCATCTACTTCAAGTGATGATGACCCATTTGATGTTGCTGAAAAATATTATGgtgaagaaagaaagaaaaaattgaatcgTGTTCGAACATTTAGTGCTTTTGAAAGTACTAAATTTGGTGCTGGTCCAATATCACCTCTACGGTCCACTTATgaaccaccaccactgaTAAAAGAAACATCAGAgccattatcatcatcatcgtcatcatctCCACCCACCTTAACCCCCCAAAGTAGTCAAGTTCAATTCAACCTTGGTGTTGGGAAAACTAAAAATGGTTCAGCAATTCATTCTGATTCTGAATCTgaagaaggagaagaaGTAGATCCTGTTAGTAGTGCTACTAAAGGcgaaagaaatgaaaaggATCCATTTGATACTACTGATTctaaattagaaaataataactCAACTGAGCACTCTTCTACTAGTAGAGAAATCATTCCTCATCCAACTGGATTTCATGGATCTCCAGAAGAACTGGCTCCTAGAAGGAAACCATCAATTATTCCTATTTATCATGATAATATATCTCGAGATTCAGTTATTAGAAATGCCAATACCCCAACAACGTATAATCGTGAAAAATTCCATTTACGTCGAGGATCATTAGATGAATCAACTTATGTTAGACCCAAGAAATATTATATCAATGATGTTCAAGGAACTCttaaagaattattggCTAATGAAGATactgataataattgtCAAATTACAATTGAAGATACAGGTCCCAAAGTTTTACGATTAGGTACTGCCAATTCATTAGgaattaatcaatcaacaattagAGGTACTTACCGGTTAAGTAATTTATTACAAGAATTAACCATTGCTAGTAGATTTGGTCGTCATCAAATTGTACTAGATGAGGCAAGATTAAGTGAAAACCCCGTGGATAGAATGAAACGATTAATTTCTACTTCATTTTGGAATAATTTAACTAGAGTAATCACTAAGgaaaatattgttgaaatggCTAAAGATACGAAAATCAAAGAATCTTGGATTGATGAACAAGGTGAATTACATGAAAATCAAGAATCTCATAGAATTTATGTTCCATATAATCGTAAAGATCAATACgattttttccaattgattaaaagTCACCGTACAGATGTTCAATTGGATGTACAATATTTACCTAAGAAAATCGATGCCGattatattaaatcaattaataaaaaaccCGGATTATTATCTATTGCCACAAGACCCGATCCAGAAACTCCTGGGAATTTAATTAGTTGGCCTTATGTTGTCCCTGGAGGTagatttaatgaattatatgGATGGGATTCATATATGGAAACGTTAGGATTATTAACCGATGTTAAAATTGATCCATCGGGTAATCCTTGTAATATTAAACATTTAGAATTAGCTCGTGGTATGGCagaaaatttcatttatgaaattcatcattatgggaaaatattaaatgcTAATCGATCATATTATTTAGGTCGATCTCAACCTCCATTTTTAACTGATATGGCATTaagaatttttaataaaacaatagaaGTAGCTCCTGAATCTATGGATGATGCCATAGATTTTTTGAAACGGGCTACATTAGCTGCTATTAAAGAATATGAAACAATATGGTGTGCTCATCCAAGATTAGATGATAAAACTGGACTTTCATGTTATCATCCAGAAGGTAAAGGTGTCCCACCAGAAACTGAACCTACACATTTCAATGCCGTATTAAAACCATATCTTGCCAAATATGGAGGGATTGATCAACTTGatttcattgaaaaatataattccGGGGAGATTCAAGAACCTGAATTAGATGAATATTTCTTACATGACAGAGCTGTTCGAGAATCTGGTCATGATACAAGTTATAGATTAGAAGGGAAATGTGCTTATTTGGCCACCgttgatttgaattctttattatataaatatgaaaatgatattgCCTTTATATTAcaatcatttttcaatgacAATTTACAAGATCCTTTTGCAAATGATAAAACCCATAGTTCTAAAATCTGGTTGGAAAGAAGCCATCAAAGGAAATTAaatgttgataaatatttatggAATGAACAAGATTGTatttattatgattataatgttgaattacaacaacaaacaaattatgAATCAGCGACAACATTTTGGCCTCTTTACGCCAAATTAGCTTCACCAGAACAAGCAgcaaaattaattgatcaatcATTACATAAATTTGAAGAACACGGTGGATTAGTTGCTGGAACTTTAAAATCTCGTGGTGAAGTTGGATTAACTCGTCCTTCAAGACAATGGGATTATCCATTTGGTTGGGCCCCACAACAAATTTTAGCATGGATAGGTTTAGTCAATTATGGATATGATGGAATTGCTCGTCGTTTAGCTTATAGATGGTTATTTATGATGACAAAATCATTTGTCGATTATAATGGAGTTATTGTCGAGAAATATAATGTAACAAAGGGTGCAGTACCTCATAGAGTAGATGCAGAATATGGTAATCAAGGTTTAGATTTTAAAGGTGTTGCCACTGAAGGGTTTGGTTGGGTTAATGCTTCATATTTATTTGGTTTAacatttttgaatttatatGCTCAAAGAGCATTAGGTAGTTTGACTCCTCctgaaatatttttaagAAATATGCATCCAGAACAACGGAAACAATACAAGTAA